ATGATTTAATTCTTGTCGAGTAGTTATTATGTACCAATGAATAGACACCCTTCGATGTTTTGTGTCTTTTTTAAGACAATTTTACTTAGGCTTTAGAGTGTTACTCTAAAAACTGTTTCatgttattttttgaattttaatttgaattttttgttattgattatattacataaaatttttatattttgtgttttaatGATAATGTTGTTGATACATAACATATGACATGATACTTAAATCTTTCAGATTATTCATTTGAAGTTCAGAAATATAAGTATCAAATTCATAACTAAGTTTAATCAATtgtatataaagaaaaatggtGTTTGTTTGATACATTACATGTATATGGTGTTTCCCACATGTTGAACATGATACAAAAGGAAAATTCAGAAACACATAATCAATctttcactttatatatatatgatacattAGATGAGCTTTATCAATGCATATAAATTACATTATTATGTATCAGATTCACATAACTTATTATTAGATAACTTAGATATGAGTCTTATCAATGCTTATGGATTCACATAAGTTAATTATGTATTAAATAAATCACTCACACACAAAAttgaactatttttaaaattaaaattagtgaAACTCACGTATATTGTATAGATACTTCACATTGTTAACAATTCAAACTACTTTATTGAAATATAATAGTGCGAAATtcatataattgaaaatttattcaacatgaacatgaatgtcTCATACAAACTCAATGATTCACTTTCTCTTGGAAAAAAAAGTACAAGTCCTATGATTATGGTATTCTATTCCACAACAATTCGTGTATCTCGACTTTTAAAACGgttaaatacatatatcttgCCTTTAGTGATGCATGTAGCTCACAgtcaaaatatgatatataaagtaatgttatAAATTATCGTGAATATTAGTAATTAGGATCTAAAGTAGtgaaatttatgtataatatatctGATACATATTTACTGCAATGTAGTAATCAGAATAGTAAGGATGCATATAATGTAACATCTTGCTCTTGAAAACAGCAATTGCGTGTGCACAAGGTATTTCGTCTAGTTGAAATctttcataatacatatttttggCTCAAGGCTAATAATGTATCTTCTTCCAGATTCATAAACCAAAAGGATAAATTCAGGCGATGTAACAACCTGCAATAAGTCTATGATACAGTAAATGAAATATCATTTTTGATGTCTTTTGAAGCAAGACTGATCAAAGTTTTTTTTGATGGTTCAAGGATTGACAAACacgaaaaatagaaaagaacatGCTTGAGTTCTGATCGAGGAAAATTGAACATGACAAAGAACGTGATGGCATCCCAACTAGTAAGACATGCATCTCTCTTACCCAATTAACAACCCcgtcattttaaaataatttcattttgcTCTTGTTTGaacaaaaacactaaaaataattatcaaaatcgGCAAAATTAAACATTGTTGATAGATTTTTTTGTGTTCTTTTGAACATCGATTAATGGGGCTTGATAGATCACCGGATGTAGCCAATGTACCTCTCCAATCATCTTGTTTGTTGTATCAATAACATATTTGAGATTCCATCACTTTTGTAACTTTCATAACTCACTCCGTTcatctaaatttttaaatatctcaacaaaattgatatattcatcttgtatcaataatttttttgaattattttttcgaCATTAATCGTTGttcaatgaaaaatatgtaaatgtgaaatttgaattGTGAATTTGTTACCTATTGGGATAGGGACTGATAAGAATCAGTTAGGCATTAATCaaggaattaaaataagtaaaaatatattttacgtGCGTTAATCAAggaaattaaaatatgtaaaaataaattttaattgatcaACTGCTTTTTAAGCGCAACAAGAAGCTGTTTTGTAATGTATCAAATATAATGTATCCGGACAGTAAGTATGTATCTAGCTGCCTCTTTTTTTAAGGGATTTTGTAAATTGAAAATTAGTAAGGATAGGTTGTAATTTGAATCTTACACTCTAGGATTTCTATAATTTATACAATGTTAAATCCTGTGAAATTTGTCAATCAAATTTAAGCTAGCGTTGGATCATAGATTTCCAGATATTCCtcacaaatattatttgaatgaaatttcatcaagtatttGATCATAGTATTTGGAAGACATATTTCactcttttagaaaaatattatttatattcataaattttaaaaattatcaaaattaaccATAAATTTGTATAAGTCAATTGGATCTCCTGTTACAAGTAATATTCATAACACTAGAGCAATGTGGTAGTTTGGAGCGAGTGCGACAAACATCATTTCATACATCGCGAAGTAGACAAAATACATGATTTTGTTACCCTGAGCTaattgttcatcattttcatctaCAATCATGTCATCACTTTTATATTcacaaaatatttcatcactagtTTGGTGTTCAcgtgaaaaattatataatacaacGCAAACAATTATTATAGAGGGTATTTtcgtaaaagataaaagtttagtgtaaaaattgaattgtaaaaaatttcccaaataataaatttgactcaaataatagaaaaaactagtgcttctatttgtgaatttgagatatttgtcaaaaatatttgtcttataataaaaaattatatagacAAACATTATTTGTCAAACTTTTCTCCAAATGTAACTTGGGAAATCTAGTATtttctccgtttaaaaaagaataacctTCTTTACTTTTActctatttcaaaaagaataatatctTGCCTTTTTTTGTAACATATTAATTTCAGCTTGACACGTGACATATTTAAAGTCACAAAATTGAaggataattttaatttaaaatcataaaattcaaaaatattttttatattctaaaaTTTCCTGCCAAATCAAACCAgatcattgttttttttaaaaggaggGAGTACTATTTTGAGTGTCAATCCATCGAATCTTATTATTTGCTTTTTAATTGGTATCACGATTGAGTTAGTTTCTTCAAAAACTCCATCAACATAAAATTTTCCTCTCTATGAATTAGGAATTCAGTGGCTCTTCGaggtcttttttttaaatatagatGAAAGTATGGAGCTTCTACAAGAATTTTTCGTCTGTGCCAACATTCACCGGAACACCATTCTTGACATTCGAAATAAACAATTTACTTCAACTCTGCACCAATTCCAATTCAGTAGACCAAGCCAAACAAACTCATCAACAAGTTATTGTGCATGGTCAAAGCCACAACCCGTTCATCATCACCAAATTGATACAAATATATACAGAAAGCGATGATATTAAATATGCCCAGAATCTGTTTGTCAAATTGTCTCAAAGAAATGTGTTTGCCTGGACAGCcatgatttcatatttttcacGTAACCGCCTAATTAAAGAATGTGTCAATACTTATAAGGAGATGAAAAGGGAGGACATTTTACCTGATGGATATGTGTTTCCTCTAGTACTGAGGGTTTGTGCTAAGTTTTCAAGCTTGGGTATTGGGGTACAAGTGCACAGAGATGTAATTGTGTGTAGTGTAGAATGGAATCTCCAAGTTAGTCATTCTTTAATTGATATGTACTCTAAATGTTGTGATATTCGGAGTGCTAAACGGGTATTTGATTTGATGCAAGAAAAAGATTTGCTTTCATGGAATTTGATTATTTCGGGATATGTATGTAATGAGTTACTTGATTTGGCTGTTCAGATGTTGGGGCATATGAGTATGGAAGGTTGTCAGCCAGATATAGTAACTTTGAACACGGTGATGGATGCTTATTGTCGGATGGGTCAATGTGATGAGGCGAGGAAAATATTTGTGCTAATCAAAGAACCAAGTATAATATCGTGGACGACTTTGATATCAGGCTATTCAAGAATTGGAAATCATGGTAGtgcattgaatatttttagGGAAATGATATATAGAAGAGAAGTTTTGCCTGACCTAGATTGTCTCTCTAGTGTACTTGCGTCGTGTCAGCTTATTGGGGATTTAAGGAGCGCCCAGGAGATTCATGCACACGGGATTAAACTAGAATCACTTTTTGCTTTTCACAGATCTTCTGGACCTGCATTACTCACTCTGTATGCTAAATGTGGGAGGATTCAAGATGCAAGACATGTTTTTGAGTTGATGGATAGAACGGATGTTGTTTCTTGGAATTCCATGATTCATGGTTTTGCCGAACTAGGGATGAAAGACTTGGCTGTGGAGTATTTCAAGGAAATGCTGACTATGGGAATCAAGATTACCGAGACCACACTTTCAATTGTTTTGCCAGTTTGTGATGTCAAATATGGGAAACAAATTCATGCATATATATCGCGGAGCAGTTTTTGGGATGCCACTCCCATTTGGAATGCACTTATTCACATGTATTCAAAATGTGGGTGCATTGGAAACGCTTTATGTGTATTTTCTCATTTGGCTCATAAAGATATAGTGTCATGGAATACAATCATTGGTGGGTTGGGAATGCATGGTTTGGGCCAAGATGCCCTGCATATCCTGGAAAAAATGAGTCATTCTGGCGTTCAACCAAACGCTTTCACATTCACTTCAGTTCTTTCAGCATGCAGTCATTCAGGACTTGTTGATGAGGGGTTACATATTTTCCACAGAATGGTGGAGGAATTTGGACTGAACCCCAGAATGGAACATTTTACTTGTGTTATTGATTTACTAACACGAGCTGGTCGGCTTGAAGATGCCACAGATTTTATAGGAAAAATGTCTGTTCAGCCAAACAAGCATATATGGGGTTGTGTACTTGCTGCTGCCTTAGCACACCAAAAAGTGAGCATTGGAGTTCTTGCTTCGGAGAATTTAGTCGAGTTGGAGCCTGAAAATCCAGGACACTATGTAACATTGTCAAATTTGTATACTAAAGCTGGAAGAATAAGTGATGCTCTTGCTGTGCGAAAAATAATGGAAATCAAGGGGTTGGTAAAGAGTTCTGGTTGTAGCTGGGTAGTGGATGGAAACtgagaagagaaaaagagatGTAAATGTTTTACCTTAATCTTCACCAGATTCAAAATTTCTAACTTGAGGTTTTTGCAGTTTGAGTGCAATTAAAGATTTTGACATCATACTTCTTGAACTTGCTTCAGCTCCTTGATATTTTAAAGGTTAAGGTTAGTTAGAGATACTAAAATTTTGCCTGTCCTTGGTAAGTGTTTACTATATTTACAATGAACACTTGACTAAGCTTAGCTTGCTCTCTTTCTGCATTACTCCATTGTGGACAAATAGTTGCACTGTGTCATCTTTTTATttacggaaaagggtctaaaataatgatttttactTAGGAGGttaggaaaataaaaatgaagtgatTGAAATTTTAACTTGGAACCATAGATGAATTTTGAACCCACTAAACCACCGAACTAACTATTAATATTGTGTTCAACAGAtccaaaatcaatatatagatacgtaaaagtaaaacaaattcTGTTATATATAGATAAAGTATAATTTCTTGTCTAGATCCGCCCTCGCTTGCATGGAAGTGACATGAAAGTAGAGCTAAGAGATGCACAATCAAGCTAAGATGACATTATTTTACTGAATgagaatatatttattatattctgGAACCGTGCTCTAAAGTTTTGCAGATTATAACGTTAAAGGATTAAGTTTGATCGgcattaattataatttatgtacTAATCTCTCCATTTTAGTTTTAACATTGTATTCTTCTTCTTATAGTAGGGAATTGATCTCTAATTCCAACACTAAACTTAACTTGTTAAACACCACAAGATTCATGTTGGATTGTATTGCCATTTCATTAAAGTAGTTGAaacaataagtaaaaaaaaacaaacttttatCAACATAGTTATGTCTTCTATTTACAAAGCCCAGCACACCTCTGAACAAATTGAAAACTACTtctttgaacaatttttttttgtctaataAGTCCTAAATATAAACAATTTCATGTCTTATGACATGAATACACGCAATACTTACATTTATATGTACATAcggaaaatataatataatgcgCCTTCAAGGCCAGACATGCGATAAAGTTGGAATAATAGGGAACATTAGCATGATTCCTGCACAAAGAtgatatttacaaaaataaaatactagcGCGCTAGTGACCGATCCCGGGACTATGACCATCTACATGTCCAGGAGATGGTGAGGCAGGTGGATACTCATTGTTTTGAACAGTGAATTCTGCCAGCTTTCTACTCTCAAGAGCATTAGgtttcatcaaatattttttgtccTCAAATTTGATGTTTCTCCCCTCAATAGATTCAACAATATTAGAGAAGATCATTGCAAGGACAAAGATAGCAAGGATATTATTCTTTGTTTGAGACATATTAAAGGAATTAAATGAGAGAAATAGGAGTAATGAAATTGATGGGATGCTCTTAACCTCTTTCTTCCATAGAGTatttatacaagaaaaaaaagaagggcAAATTATGAGTTATTGGATCCTCACTAGTTGGAGATTCTCACATGTATAAGAAAAAAAGCTGCGCCACtgacttttttccttttatttgcaATACGTGAATGCAAATGGTAGCCTCCGCGAGTTCACCCGACCTCAGTACTTTTAATTTACATTAGTTAGTTATTTATTAGGGACATACATGACAGGGTTGCTTCgggttttttttcaaatatcaaatcaaatcatttatataaaattttaaatttataaaccaaaccaaactaataatatccagatttttttggatttttcaacCTCGGGTTGGTTCAGGTTTTTCAAATACCAAACTAAACCATtgtgtcaaatttttaaatttataaaacaagCCAAATAATAAACTTTGTACTTTTTcagatttttagattttttcggTAAAGTTTGCATCCAAACATATAACTAACTTGTGTTtcatatatttctttagtccaaccaaaatacaattatctaagacatttcttaaaaaataacacaaaatatgagatgaatattgatgatacaaaaatattcaattaaacataataatgaaatcatcatataaaataaatattgtaaagtcataatgacaatgatcataatttaaaaatactaaatcatgctaaaataagtttaataagtattaattatattactaaatatttaaggaaaattaaaattagattatgtattttaattatctaactaaacaacaaatattcaatGTTATTATCATTCtcagtgttgaattgattttctttttgcattagtattgatttgattttgatttaagttttattataattatcaacatatatgaattataatctTTATTGGACCATTTCGATATCTAAGTtttgaacttgaaataatatattaaaagataaaactatgaaatagtataagaaatattttaaaattatatcaaagtaaatatttttatgtataaaataaattttaaaataacatatataatatcGAGTTGGTTTGGTCTCCGGTTGTTTTTTTCCAGCTAAACCaaaaccaacccaaatatagtctGGTTTCTTTTTCCAATATCAAACCAAGTCAAATCAAACCACTAGCCGAGATTTTTCTCGGGTTGACTCGATTTgcggtttgatttgattttcggttcggttttgtACACTCCTAGTATTTATATACACAatcctttttttgtttcaatctAGTTTTTTTACTAACCTTTTGTAGGAGAAATTACACTGATAAACAAACATATATTAGTTGATTAGCTAACATAGTTATAGTTCAAATTAATTACCACTCATGACCTCTTTTTGGCTATAATTATGTGTGCACTCCtctattatacatatacaaatacaaattatatgattgatatacaaatataattcacctctcttcACTGTCTGCTCTCTTTTGCTCGCCTATCTCCTCCCTCTTCCAATCTCGCTTGCTTTTCTCCACTCCCTAACATTTAGCTGTGAATTGTTATTAGCAAACTACAGCTATGGAgtctaattaaatttattttagtggctatttgtgaaattttcccctttttatttgacatatcaatattttaaattgttaattattgtgatttatctTACTTGTTACCtagttttcaaatatataattattttatttcaaaagatttaaagcTTCTCTGTTTGAATTCATGATTAAAGTTTAGAAGTTTGAATCTCAAATTTAAGTTGTACCACGTAAATTAGAAAAAtgacatcaattttttttcgttttataaatatgaaaaattataaatttagacCTTGATAATTTCAAAGAACTAGAATTATAAGcctatatataaatttcaaattctaattttgtGGCTAAAAATCGCAAGGAAACTACATTATTGAATCATTCTAGAGTAAAATCTTATGatgaataacttaactcaatgGTGTAAAATTCTGCGTACTACCTAATTATATAGTGTTTTTGCACAACACTGTTCGATTTACtccctcattttctttttatttgtatcataataaatcttcaattttatttgtccATCTTAGtaaatgaagaaaattatattacttttattcACTTTTAGTATTAACTAACTATTAAACATCATTCATAAGTTTTGTTTAATAAAACAAACGATTGATTAAAAATTCTTAATGAATGTGCCAGTCTGTAGGATAGTATAGTCGAAGTACTTAATTGCAACAGttttaactttaataatttATAGCTATTCACCTTAAGTATTAACTAACTATTAAACGTCATCAATAAGTTTTGtttaataaaacaaaactaTTGCTTAAAAATTCTTAATGAATACGTCCGTTTGTCAAAGTTAAGGATAGTATAATcgaataatataaaataaatgaagtacTTAATTgcaacaattttaattttaataatttattacaaaTTTAAGCCCATAAGTTGGGAAATCAAGGTAGCTACATTTAATAATGAAGATGTTTGTTGTGGTAGGTACAATTAAAACGAAAATGGtatgaaaaaattgaacaacTTTAAATTATATGGTATGCTTTTGACCAATTATATGTACGTTCCTCCTTTGGTTTGGTGTTTTAACTTTAATAAGTTGAGCATGCGCCCAACTAGCCAGGGGAATCTGACAATATTCCAACTACTTTGCGGCTtaaactatataatatatatatatatatatataatgctaAGCAACACTTGAATATCTTGCTCCTACTTTTATGTCCATCTACACAACACAATCACCAATCTTTCAACCTATAGTTTATAtagtcatttttatttaataaatgttttgGAGAAATTGGGAATATTTAAAATACgaataatttttacatataacaaacataaaaattatatttgtatgctatagttatagtttatataattgcgcttcatagaaaacataaatatgtgTATTTCGCGATACAtatacagaaaaaaaaaacagttgtaTAATTTCGctaaatatatacaaaagaaagcaattgtataatctgctttggtatacatatacaaaagatcaattgtatagtttgtgtttgtataaaacgagaaagagagaaagacaaaagataaTTGTGCAGGGGAAGAtcgtatttgtacaaaaatatatgcatttgtatttgtatatataattttctctcactttatataaacacaaacacaatgtatacatttgtttttgtataaagtgagagaggcggGTGAGCTAGTGAGATCTAGGAAAGgagaatgaaaatatatgtatatatttaattttctctcgctttatacaaatacaaatataatttttacatttgCGTTTTTGTATAAAACtatatcatttaatttgaattaatagtttgttattatacaaaaatctccctttaaaataacttatttctttaatgttaagGGTGTTATTGAATATTTGTCAATTTGAgtcttgaatttttgaaaatgacGATTATTAtgagatgattttttttatcgaaAGCAATAGTTAAAGTAGGATCGAGgaaaaattaacaataattcCCATAAATTTCTCGGTGGATCTAGTGTCTTTTTCAtatcactttcttcattttcaatTAGAGGTTTGGGGTTTGAATTATATTGAATACGAAGTCTTCTTTGTTTGGGAGCATTTTATCCCCTAATGTGAGATTTAACGATATGAATTTGAATTAAGTTGGATTCCAATGTTGATATAAAAAATCGAGTAGGAAACCAaagtatatatttcatttttcctAGTTTATATcactcatttttctttttagttaatcacaaaaaaaatgacataattttatatcaattaacagtttaactctaaaatatgtttattttactcttaataaaatgattatagcttcataatataaacatttgaaatttattttaaccccaattatttt
This window of the Solanum pennellii chromosome 2, SPENNV200 genome carries:
- the LOC107009580 gene encoding pentatricopeptide repeat-containing protein DOT4, chloroplastic-like, which gives rise to MKVWSFYKNFSSVPTFTGTPFLTFEINNLLQLCTNSNSVDQAKQTHQQVIVHGQSHNPFIITKLIQIYTESDDIKYAQNLFVKLSQRNVFAWTAMISYFSRNRLIKECVNTYKEMKREDILPDGYVFPLVLRVCAKFSSLGIGVQVHRDVIVCSVEWNLQVSHSLIDMYSKCCDIRSAKRVFDLMQEKDLLSWNLIISGYVCNELLDLAVQMLGHMSMEGCQPDIVTLNTVMDAYCRMGQCDEARKIFVLIKEPSIISWTTLISGYSRIGNHGSALNIFREMIYRREVLPDLDCLSSVLASCQLIGDLRSAQEIHAHGIKLESLFAFHRSSGPALLTLYAKCGRIQDARHVFELMDRTDVVSWNSMIHGFAELGMKDLAVEYFKEMLTMGIKITETTLSIVLPVCDVKYGKQIHAYISRSSFWDATPIWNALIHMYSKCGCIGNALCVFSHLAHKDIVSWNTIIGGLGMHGLGQDALHILEKMSHSGVQPNAFTFTSVLSACSHSGLVDEGLHIFHRMVEEFGLNPRMEHFTCVIDLLTRAGRLEDATDFIGKMSVQPNKHIWGCVLAAALAHQKVSIGVLASENLVELEPENPGHYVTLSNLYTKAGRISDALAVRKIMEIKGLVKSSGCSWVVDGN